The following proteins are co-located in the Pedobacter sp. FW305-3-2-15-E-R2A2 genome:
- a CDS encoding metallophosphoesterase, whose product MNRKEFLTKTGLAGGTFLLARYPELQPADKKVRFGVIADLHHDIMHDGIERLSAFINDMNQKTPDFIIQMGDFCMPKKTNAPLMEVWNQFKGAKYHVIGNHDTDGGFKPDEVVDFWKAEGKYYSFDRNGFHFVVLNGNEHNESKSRPEGYARFISATQLDWLRKDLEASSLPSVICCHQGLDNDSGGLENGTLLRYTLEQANQKAGWKKVILVLSGHHHQDYYNRINDIHYVQINSASYQWLGDDFKEIRYSDAVDKARPNIKYTVPYQDPLWAMIEIDHKGRITIQGKKTVFVGSSPEKLGVKADDYIYPIVPYISSRNLTK is encoded by the coding sequence ATGAACAGAAAAGAGTTTCTCACAAAAACAGGACTTGCAGGAGGTACCTTCCTCTTGGCACGTTATCCTGAACTTCAGCCAGCGGATAAAAAGGTTCGCTTTGGTGTGATTGCAGATTTGCACCATGACATTATGCATGATGGAATCGAACGGTTATCGGCGTTCATCAATGACATGAATCAAAAAACTCCGGATTTTATCATCCAGATGGGAGATTTCTGTATGCCAAAGAAAACAAATGCTCCGCTAATGGAAGTCTGGAATCAATTTAAAGGAGCTAAATACCATGTGATCGGTAACCATGATACCGATGGAGGCTTTAAACCGGATGAAGTGGTTGATTTCTGGAAAGCGGAGGGAAAGTATTATTCTTTTGATCGCAATGGCTTTCATTTTGTGGTACTCAATGGAAATGAGCATAATGAAAGTAAGTCCCGGCCTGAAGGCTATGCAAGGTTCATTTCTGCCACACAACTGGACTGGCTGAGAAAGGATCTGGAAGCGAGTTCCCTGCCTTCGGTGATTTGTTGTCATCAAGGGCTGGACAATGACTCAGGAGGACTTGAAAATGGTACTTTGCTGCGTTATACGCTGGAACAGGCCAATCAAAAGGCGGGCTGGAAGAAAGTGATCCTGGTCTTGAGTGGTCACCATCATCAGGATTATTATAACCGGATCAACGACATTCACTATGTGCAGATCAATAGTGCCTCGTATCAATGGTTGGGGGATGATTTTAAGGAAATACGTTATTCTGATGCAGTGGATAAAGCACGTCCGAATATCAAATATACGGTTCCATACCAGGACCCGCTCTGGGCAATGATTGAAATTGATCATAAGGGCAGAATTACCATTCAGGGTAAGAAAACTGTTTTTGTGGGCTCTTCGCCCGAAAAATTAGGCGTAAAGGCCGATGATTACATTTATCCGATCGTTCCCTATATTTCCAGTAGGAATTTGACTAAATAA
- a CDS encoding FHA domain-containing protein, producing MAIIKNLQTEEIVVLFSEHNFGRGKHNRTVVPGNDISKSHAVVSFVDNAWYLADQSSNGTLFKGKRINHLSMKLAAGNQIQFGQEQDTIWLVLNVNPPICFLESLSENKEIIELSTYSAYPNEESPEVSFYRTADNRWHVDNGLQTIALTHGQSLFFADKEWCFYENEVLDQTLCIPEISVETCFLFSLSVDEEEVAIKIKINNLELDLGQHTYNQVLLALARKRQADLEKGCQETELGWISMEKLTFLLGKELLKEIDNYYVNLQIHRLRKRLMELNPFGHLLSNVIERRNGELRFEHNNFRINKENAIGSLN from the coding sequence ATGGCAATAATTAAGAATTTGCAAACGGAAGAAATAGTGGTTCTTTTTTCTGAGCATAATTTTGGACGGGGAAAACACAACCGGACCGTTGTTCCGGGGAATGACATTTCAAAATCACATGCGGTTGTTAGTTTTGTCGACAATGCCTGGTATTTGGCAGATCAAAGCAGTAATGGAACCCTGTTTAAGGGGAAACGGATCAATCATTTGAGTATGAAGCTGGCTGCCGGTAATCAAATCCAATTCGGACAGGAGCAGGACACCATTTGGCTGGTATTAAATGTCAATCCTCCAATCTGCTTTCTGGAATCATTATCTGAAAATAAAGAAATTATTGAGCTTTCAACTTATAGTGCCTATCCAAATGAGGAGTCTCCTGAGGTCTCTTTCTATAGGACTGCGGATAACCGGTGGCATGTAGATAATGGCCTTCAAACCATTGCATTGACGCATGGTCAAAGTCTTTTTTTCGCGGATAAAGAATGGTGCTTTTATGAAAATGAAGTACTCGATCAAACCTTGTGTATTCCGGAAATTTCAGTTGAAACCTGCTTTTTATTCTCTTTGAGTGTAGATGAAGAAGAGGTGGCCATAAAGATTAAGATTAACAATCTAGAACTGGACCTGGGGCAGCATACCTATAATCAGGTCTTACTTGCTTTGGCCAGAAAAAGGCAGGCAGATTTAGAAAAAGGTTGCCAGGAAACAGAACTGGGATGGATTTCGATGGAAAAATTAACCTTTCTTCTGGGCAAAGAACTGCTGAAAGAAATTGATAACTATTACGTGAATTTACAAATTCATCGATTGAGGAAGCGCTTAATGGAGTTGAACCCTTTTGGTCATCTCCTTTCAAATGTTATCGAAAGGCGAAAT
- a CDS encoding metallophosphoesterase → MKRRDLIKKLGLAGGTLALSGMTGTAALASAPKKKRVLKIAHLTDVHIRPEYNAVNRFKNCLEKIKKDQVDLILNGGDSIYAADYDHIKKERVLEQWACWKDSVKMVTGIPMHHVLGNHDMWWQGKGDEMYGKPGVLKMLGMPHNYYSFDRNGWHFIMLDSNHPTSPGMLDEIQWNWFVNDVEKNSQGKPILIMSHYPLLSCTGITDSKPDATGPFKISGSYNHLDVMKFIEVFNKNKNVKLCLSGHIHLLDKVWYNDVTYLCNGATSGFWWEPGDDGKSAYKQTVPGYTLLNLYNDGSFDHEYIKYEA, encoded by the coding sequence ATGAAAAGAAGAGATTTAATTAAAAAGTTAGGACTTGCTGGCGGAACGCTTGCGCTAAGTGGTATGACGGGTACTGCTGCGCTTGCCTCAGCTCCAAAAAAGAAAAGAGTTTTAAAAATCGCACACCTCACCGATGTGCACATCAGACCAGAGTATAATGCCGTAAACCGGTTTAAGAATTGTCTGGAAAAAATAAAAAAAGATCAGGTGGATCTGATTCTGAACGGTGGCGATTCCATCTACGCCGCAGATTATGACCACATCAAAAAAGAACGCGTACTGGAACAGTGGGCCTGTTGGAAGGACAGCGTTAAAATGGTAACTGGTATTCCAATGCACCATGTTTTGGGAAATCACGACATGTGGTGGCAGGGGAAAGGCGACGAAATGTATGGCAAACCAGGGGTGCTGAAAATGCTGGGCATGCCGCACAATTATTACAGCTTTGACCGGAACGGCTGGCATTTTATTATGCTGGACAGCAACCATCCTACCAGTCCGGGAATGCTTGATGAAATCCAATGGAACTGGTTTGTAAATGATGTGGAAAAAAATAGTCAGGGTAAACCGATTCTCATCATGTCTCATTATCCGCTGCTCAGCTGTACAGGGATTACGGATAGTAAGCCGGATGCAACCGGGCCTTTTAAAATAAGTGGAAGCTATAACCACCTTGATGTGATGAAATTTATTGAAGTGTTCAACAAAAATAAAAATGTGAAGCTTTGCTTAAGCGGACACATTCATTTGCTGGATAAGGTCTGGTATAACGACGTCACCTATCTCTGTAACGGGGCAACAAGTGGTTTCTGGTGGGAGCCGGGGGATGATGGGAAAAGTGCTTATAAACAGACCGTACCCGGATATACCCTGCTCAATCTTTACAATGACGGAAGTTTTGATCATGAATACATCAAATATGAAGCTTAA